The segment CAAGAAACGGAAAGTACAGTTAAGAAAATTCGGGAAAGATTGAAAATTGCTtttgatagacagaaatcgtatgcagatttgaaacgacgggatattgaatactcagtcggggataaagtatttttaaaggtttcaccttggaagaaaattctaagatttggtcaaaaaggaaaattaagtcctcgttttattgggccttacgaagttattgagagaattggaccagtagcgtatcgattggccttacctcctgaactacagaaaatgcacgatgtcttccatgtttctatgctaagaagatatcgatcggatccttcacatgttattacgaccgagaatgtagagattcgacctgacttatcgtatgaagaagaaccagttgagattctagcacgagaggtaaaagaattacgtaataaatgtattcctttagtaaaagtgctatggcgaagtcacagtgttgaagaagctacgtgggaaccggaagaaacgatgagatctcaataccccaTCTTTttcgtaaatttcgaggacgaaatttattaagggagagaattgtaatgaaccgaaagttacggtatcggaaattgagtcttaaATCTTGtttcgtgaaatttattcatgaatatttattagaaatatttatgaattatagttgaatggttatttagtgtttaattaagtgaagtagcttgaatttagtttaaagggctaaattgcataaggaataaaagtttaattatttattaaagaagtaaaagggactaatctagtaattagaccctaagtgccatgtgtgtgttaatattgaataacgtgtgtaatagttggtatatatgtgtaatagctataagatattttatgttatagctattacacatgttagttttatatttattataggttaataatagtataataagtaaaattgataaaatagaaaagaagatagaaagactaacagagagcaaacgtgaaagaaagaagaaagaaataaataaataaaaagggaaatttgaggattaaggccctaaagtttgattggtaagttgttttagctcattttcttatgatttttatgtttatggatgcctaattcaaagttctacatgtatgaggttaaaatgaagaaaaatagagaattttagatattgatttagttgaataaattgaggttttatgggttaaattgatagaaattgaagttagaagtgattagttaaaggaatttctaagttaggtttaaatagggactaagttgaatagagctcaaaatttatgttttataatgtattttatgagttagaaattgttaatgagttgattaaaagagaatatgaagcttaagttaaagaaaaaaagattagtaatggaaaaatgacgaaattggaatttttgtaaaagtttggtagaaaatgaaaatgtgttttatgaattaatatattgatgatttttaattgtatgattgttagtagcaaacgtagcaccgggtacgtcatcaaagaagggaaaagagaaagtgaatgaagatatcgattaaattcgataaatagtggtttgtatttctataaaccgagcttaatcgttattgctatatttgatatttatattatatgaaaacgtgaatgaggtaagtatttttaccatattgaaatgaatgtgattttgaataccctattaaaagtgtcgggctagtcggatatagttaacatgtcataggaattggaagtattgggatattccgacattgagtcaaTGAGAGACTATGTGTCTACTACTGTTAAagtttcggatttgttccgatgaagtactttgtgtactataatgttaaagttccggatttattccgatgaagcactatgtgcttatcccaaagtgtgggttggatccgtgtatccgtcagtgtccgagttatgttaataagggtaaataaagtaaaggttattaaagtactgattgatattgaataatagtaataatgtgtttgaattaccatgttttaaagttgattaagctattgtttatagaaataccactgagagtattctcagcgtacggtttATTTCGTCTGCGCAGTTAGGTatctgaaagtataaggactcagcatacaagccgattcccaaactcaaattggtgaagtttctatctttttggaaaatgggatATTAcataggatgtcttttggtcattttgaaagtatataagttgttaagtgatattttgctatgttttgtaaatgttaccaaaaccttaagtatggtatgttttgatatgttagtgaagagtaataagaggaagtgttggtaaatattgtagagagaagaaatgaagatgttataaacttagttatcaatattttatactaaaacagatttggacagtagcggtagtccaactttgaaaatataccaaaaatagtataaagtgaattagataatgaataaaatttgaaattgaagcttaatgaatctatttttatatggaagaaataaaataggtaaaagagttgtattttatgagatatttacgttttggtgaaacagggttagaacaatttctagattccctgttctgattttagaaattcaccataaattgtgtattaagaattagggctcaaaatttatttttatggattccttattgagtatatttttaattgaaacaaatggtatagtcattggatttctgtataggaagaaatttgattcgtagtgcacaagggtcagagtagctgaaccctgaaacaggggagactttttctaataaactgtactaattggcctgaccaaaaattctataaaaaaattagtaagtagatatacgagtctagtttcagggaaaatttacggaattagatttcaagtttcataactcaagatatgattttttttgcgaCCGTGacacagatggatagtttactacgaaaactgtttaagtgctaagataagttttgtaatgtctcctgctcgactccggcgacggtctcgggtagggggacatTACAAATCTTCAACAATACTTGCATTTAGACCTAGAAACATTCTGTACACTACTAACACTAGCTGCAGGTTTAATAGTTACCCCAAATTCTTGCTGAGTTGCTCTGTTTCTGTTCGATCGTTCTGGATTTAAGGAAGTTCGACCCGAATCATCTCTAAACCTTTTAGCTGGAAATGTCGAGAATGATTTGGAAGAGCTCCTCTTATAAGATTCTTTGAATCTTCTTTCCCGTTGCATCTTCctgttatacacttcttccatttTCTGGGCTCGATCTGATAAAACAAAAAATTCCTGGATTACTATACCTCCAATCAACATTCTAGTCTCATCATTTAGCCCTTCCTCGAATCTAATACACATTTCCTCTTCAGTGGGCACaatatctcgagcatatttgctaagGTATACAAACTCCCTTTCATACTCAGCTACAGACTGGTTTCGTTGGCGTAAATCGAGGAATTTCCTCTTCTTCTTATCCAAATTACTTTTTCTCACATACTTATTTTTAAATTCTCTCTAGAAAAATTCTCAAGAAAATTTCTCTTCTGGCACTACAGCTTTTATAGTCTCCCACCAATTATATGCTTCTTCTTTTAATAAAGAAACCGTGCATCTTAAATAATCATCTGGAGAACATTCCATTTGTTTAAAAACTCTTATTAAATTTTGAAGCCAATATTCAGCTTTAACTGGATCATCATCTGATCTTTCCCAAAATTCTTTAGCCTCAaactttctaagtttttccaTTGGAGCTTGCTTACTAGATTCAGTTGTTGGAGGAAGTAGAGGAGCAACCGGGGTGTTACTGATAGTGCAGTAGGGGGAGGAGGTTGCTGAGCCTAATTCTTTTCTTACATCGTCTCATTATATCACTGATTCATaattccataaatcatatttttaagttcttgcTCTTGCATCAAAGAAATTAGGACGTTACTACTTGTCCCTTGTTCAGAAGTCTACACTCTACTGTTAACTTCTTcttgttttgtaacaccccctacccgtattccgagcctagaatagggtacgaggcattaccaaacttaatatgatcaatcatgtacaaaaatcagccataaaattttttctaaattaaaaactttcatacatatgtttaacgtcccttatatgggcctacggggcccaaaacatacattcagggtggttcgggaccaaaccgtaaacatacgaaacttttgcaacacttagaaaattttcacactttagagagtcacacgcttgtgtttttaacccgtgtaactctctgtttataacttcatcacccttgtcagtcgtacacttcatataaataacaagaaacgtgtatgggcttaattctcattcaatttctcatatatatacacaatttcacgttatataatcatacaacatatatcagccatatctcgtaatctaaatatattttcataacaacttatcttgatttgattatttcatatttaagcttaaataaccaaagtatttgaaatatcatctttatgcaaatagtacacatgaggtatataattctataattatgaataaacacatttatcaaacattttccatattcatatgtcaatgtctcatgtctccatatatcaataaccgtcattttcatgaattccgagttcaatttcataattatttgtctcgtgttcaatttattccatatcggaattttatttattaaaccatttgaattatcaaaacatatggacaatacattcaagatgaacaattatataatcacaaatgaattcatttatcaaccaagttctatactcgtaTCTTATCAATTCGTACTTacttgtatcacataattccatgtaacacttgccaaactttgtcaaattagtgaacgtcttaggaattgagtacttcattttctcgatgccatagttcaactatggtcttacacatcttcacataatgatgccatagcccggctatggtcttacacacattcatatatcgatgccatagcctagctatggtcttacacgaatcacatatctcactgatgccatatcccagatatggtcttatacagtagcatatatcacaccgatgccatatcccagatatggtcttatacggaaatcacttgtcacttgtagccgaagctaccactattcactgatcaggtagccagaGCTACCGTTTTTCaatgatcaggtagccggagctaccacttttcactgatcaggtagccagaactaccacttttcactgatcaggtagcagaagctaccacttttcactgattaggtagctgaagctaccacttttcacttgtcatttgtcattgatcagataagtgtagccgaagctatcacttatcacttgttgccatggtccaaccatggtcttttccttcaattcatcttgtcactgaactgaaatgctcaatttggtcatttattcaattttcatgcttttacattattcacgattttatcatcaatacatatgaaataacacatcatgaaattcataaaattaacaaataatcactaaaatttagccatataaactcacaagttcaatttttgtattataacgataatcataatttcataataaatataccaaataaaacattatatcatttctaatccaacacttatcgattgtaatcgggcatgtgatcaatttatacacgagtcgttcatatatttttgtatattttcctcctcctcctctccatccacatccttagtataaacaacacacttgtaggtaacattatccataattttcactatctacttatgtgaatattcaagtgtccatccgtgtcatagtcactaaattatttttatcttgagctaaagaactccaaattaagatccataaattttcccgaaactagactcatatgtattcttaccataaaatttcataattttagttgagccaattaatacagtttattcattgaagtctccttGTTCTCATTGTCGATGCTTcagacccttcttcactaaaaattaattatcttctcgtacaagattcgaatgatgtcctcgtttgtttctcttaaaaatactcattcaggattctaaacatataaatttaagcctctaattatttttgtccaattttttacgattttctaaattcagaacaggggaactcgaaatcattctgaccttgtctcacaaaagttattgtatctcatgatttacaattctatcgcttacataatttcttttataagaaactagactaagctttaatttcattttttattcatcctctaattcgatttctacaatttttggtgatttttcaaagttaaactactgctgctgcccaaaacagttttagtgcaaaatattgatttccattttaccccaaatttcacaattcatacaattaagtccttgctcaattaacccttcaattaagataattttctcaattaatactttttatagacattataagttatttcataactattgaaattcagaatttccacataaaactctaacttcaaactcttttacaattaggtcccaaacattcactttctattcaattctttcaataaaatcgaatataaacaatttaaagctctaattccatgccaaatcatcatatacttccagcactcatccataaaacttaaaaattagacatggaatcaaaaactaatgaaatagtaagttggacccaattgtaaaagtccaaaaacataaaaatttcaaggaaaaagcaagaattaaacttacatgaagctagagtatgaaaaccagcttgaaacctcctccatggctatttttcagctgatgaatatgaagagaaatgaagagaattctagatattccaatttagtcccatttttatttagccaattttgtcaattttctaattttgcccttatttcacccatttcctgatttttctcagctattgccgcccaaaatatctcctttgggcttattttcactttaggtccttcctcatttgataattgagctatttaatccttttagcaacttttacacccttttcaatttagtcctttttatttaattaaccacccaaacgtcaaaattttctgactaaattttattactacctcaccaacactccataaatatttctaaaaatatttatggctcgatttatgaagtcgaggtctcgatacctcattctcgactcaatttacctaattaattcttttaaatcaccaaattcactaattcaaaaatgcttttatattcacatttgactcataggtattaatttattaaattttcaactcacccgtcggatttagtgatctcaaatctctattcccgataccactgaaaattaggctgttacatgttCAGCACGTTTAGGTGTAActgacatctttacaatctataagaaAAATAAGGATTAGATTGGATCATATACATCACACTATTACATATTTATATGTCATTTATTTCTAGACACTTTACACGTCACTTTcattccgagaatcgactaaattgaagctctaataccaataaatgtaatacatCTAACTCGCATCTGTTGCTGGAACaaagttacggagcattactggagtttacagaacatttaaacataatttatGACAATTACTGTTCATTTTCTGAAATTAATTCTAATGTCTcttaaatggaccctcaaggcccaaaatacacaatagaatcaagtcgggactaaattggagactcagagaatttttcacaaaattctaaaatttttcttatgtacaggggtcatacgcccgtgtgggtaggccgtttGGCTCACACGGCTAAGTGACATaggtcacacaggcatgtccctaacccgtgtaactctctgacttgtaaaaCATctgagacacatacccgtgtctcttcccgtgtgctcaattctaagcattctgtttctcaaatttaagatgcaggggacacacggccaaaccacatgcccatgtgccaagtcgtgtgtcccacacggtcaagacacacgccggtgtggacgaaaataggccattccaAGGCCACTTTTCTTAccattttcaaaatttacctGCAGATAACACTTGTACACACCAATATATCTAAACcaatcaaccaattcaagtcaataattcatattttaaacatattttaagcatAATTTATAACCACATTACTCAAATTGCATAAACATACTATATTAATTCTATCCATCGAATACTAAAAACTACTACTAAATATATATGCACATGCACATGCACatacacatttatatatataagacTTTCACACTCATATCTCAAATATAACTCTTTtttaatcctatacatgccatataaaccgtaAGGTACTTTGCAAAATCTACCAGAGAAAATCTGGATAGTGTGGcctgatgtgttgatccgatcctccaaTCTTACGTTAATCTACAAAGAACAATATACACACGAGTAAGCTtgtagaagcttagtaagttcataggcttaGAAAAATAAATCTTACCGATCATACTTTAATAAAtcatttatctaacatttcactAACATTTTCTGTCACTCACAATGACAAATGATGAATTCGCCAATTGAGCTCATTCTCAATGTCTATTAAAGTTCTATCATATTACttcatgtaacacttaccaaacctTGCCAAATTAGAGAAtatcttacggatttgagtacatcgtttaTTTGATATCACAATCCCACATGGTCTTTCACAATTATTGCCATGGCCTTGCTATGGTCTTGCACTTATGATGCCATAACCCAATTATGGTCTTATACATGTACACttactgccatggtccaaccatggtcttacattcacTGTGTCATAGTTCAGTTATAGACTTTTCACtgaaatgccatagcccagcttaTGGTCTTACATTTTCGCTTTGTCATGGTTATACCATGAttttatctgtcaattcatcactTGTCACTACACTTGTCATTGAACAATTGTATTGAATCCAATGTTCTACTCAATTTAAACTTTGGTTTCGATTTTCATTTTATCACAATAATCATAATCTCATAACAGatatatgaaataatacattatataATCTCTAATTTATACATTAGATCataaaattcaaccatatgaacttacttggttaatttgcaaaacttgtaaaAATTCTGAGACTATTCTACTACTCTTTTTTTCCTCGTTTATCTTCGATTTCTTGGTCTatgatataaaattattcattcattaacacacatatttcattctcatttcacttcacaatttattcccttcaattttataaattacacatttaccccaaaatttacaaattttacaatttagtccctgcttagTTTGCctatcaattgagctaatttttctcaattaacactttatataattattttaagctACTATACAGCCTTTGATACATAGAATTTCAACACCAAACCCTAATTCATaacttttttcacaattaggtcctaataatcattttctattaaaatcacctaataaaatcatcatataatgaaattaagcttcaaatccatgataattcatcataaaattccatcACTCATTCATAGTAACTTTAAAATCACTCATGGAATCAAAAACAAATGAATTCATTAGTTGGAACTAATTGTAAgtgtcacaaaaacataaaaatttcaaagaaaaagtaagaattgaactcacgtggtgtaaaaatatgaaaaaccatcTTCAAGGTTCTCCTATGGTGTTTTTCTGATGTTTTGAAGGAGAAATTGTCTAGAATTCTCatgaaatttcaatttttaagtttaattttacaaaatttctaattttgccccttgttcacattgttccTTTGCTAATTTTCTTGTCCGTGCCATCCAACCTATTTAACTTTAGGCCAAGTTAATCTTTAAATCCTtcctatttattttttaaacaatttaatcatttaaatgaactttgcacattttacaatttagtcctttttaattaattaactatcaaaacgttaaaatttcctaacaaaactttaatactaactccataacactccataaatatttctagaaatatttatgactcggtttataaatttgaggtctcgatacctcgtttgtGACCCATTTGCCCAATAATTTCTTTTAGTTCATagaattcactaattcaaaaatttttCTAATGTCATACTTGtctcatatatattattttaataaatctttGAACTTAtttatcggatttagtgatctcgaatcactattttcgacaccactgaaaattaagtTGTTACACTATTAGGCCCtctattttaatttgatcaattttagaccttataattttcaagttttgatattttaattatgaccTAAAGATTACAACTAAATATGTTTGGTTAATTTCTTCTATTAGTCTTGAATTATGCATAAAATTGTAGATTTAGTTTTTGTTCTCTAATTATACTGTTTTTACTCATTCTatttttcgaattttgaaattcCAATTTAATACAAACAATAGttgaaaaatctatttttttaataatgcATCGAAATAGCAAGTTGACATAGTACACACGAGATAATATGTTTATCacatcaatttttgaaaatgatagaacttaatgaatttaatgacTATCAATTGATCatgaataaaattttgaaatctaaaaattcaagaattaaaataaccaaattagaataaattaattaattccaCCACTTACATATAATACATAAACTAATGTAATGTTTGATGCTTTCGGTGTTATGATTCCAATCAATTTAATTCATTGGAATGTGATTTTAGGAATTTACTCTACAATGTTTGGtatacataaaatgatattaattaaaattatcacGTTTAATTCACTAAATACTTTCGtaaaaatataatgataatttacaattttacctctattaaataaaaataatattcatatatttaatttttacaataaattttgatcttaacaaatatttaaattaaatatttaataataaaatttatttgatagttttaaattattttaaatgtataactaaatgtgaaaataaaattatttcaaatttatcttatacatataaaaataagtaATAAAGAAAATTAAGTGGAAGTAAGGAGGCAATTTTCTTTTACATAATTACATTTATTAATAGATAAATATTTACcaagaaaaaagagagagaaggaAATGCCAGCAATTAATTTATctccaatttaaaaaaaatttaaaactataacTGTCTCCCGCACGCTCTCCTGACTCGGCTCGGCTGCCATCAGAGAAATACCACTACCatcttttccttttcattttttcTTACCATCAAATTCTGCGCTCTCTAATCTCTAAGGAAACAAAATCCAAATCTTTTCATTGTTCAAAACTCAATCCATTtccttttaaaattatacattttcTCTTTGATGATATATTTCcagaatttttattttgtttacttTAACATCAAGCAAGAATTTTCACTATCCcaacttttcttttccttcaaaaGGAATCTCATAGTAAAAGTAACCTCACTGTAAAACCTTCATCTTTAAGCTGGTTTTAATTTATTGTCTTTAATAAATATATCTTTTATTACCCAGAAATCTTTAACATGTCGAGTAGACTAAGGGATAGAACTTCTTGCCAACCCAAACTACACAACCATCATTACCAAGTAACCACAAAAACGGCCGTGGCGATGCCTAACTACTTCACTGAGACGCTGACCTGTCCACTCACTGAGTTGGCAACGAATTTATCAGATTCGGAGCTCCGAGAGACAGCTTACGAGATTCTGGTCGGAGCCTGTCGGAGTTCCGGCGTGAAGCCATTGACTTTCATATCGCATTCCGAGAAAAATTCGGGAAGGGCGCCGGAGTTGACGTCGACGGCGTCGTTACAGAGGTCTTTGTCTTCGACGGCGGCGAGTAATGTGAAAAAGGCTTTAGGATTGAAATCGTCTCGGAAGAGGCATGTGAGTGGTGAGTCGGACTCGGAACGAGTCAAAAAAGCGGTTACTATTGGGGAGATGTTGAGGGTTCAGATGAGAGT is part of the Gossypium arboreum isolate Shixiya-1 chromosome 5, ASM2569848v2, whole genome shotgun sequence genome and harbors:
- the LOC108485011 gene encoding uncharacterized protein LOC108485011; its protein translation is MEKLRKFEAKEFWERSDDDPVKAEYWLQNLIRVFKQMECSPDDYLRCTREFKNKYVRKSNLDKKKRKFLDLRQRNQSVAEYEREFVYLSKYARDIVPTEEEMCIRFEEGLNDETRMLIGGIVIQEFFVLSDRAQKMEEVYNRKMQRERRFKESYKRSSSKSFSTFPAKRFRDDSGRTSLNPERSNRNRATQQEFGVTIKPAASVSSVQNVSRSKCKYC